A region from the Thauera humireducens genome encodes:
- a CDS encoding IclR family transcriptional regulator, protein MAGSLLSRAFGALELLANHPQGIALQDVADSLNIPKSAAHRLLASLVEYGYVRQDTASAHYMLTMRLLTVALGFLARSGINDIAQPLMDRLATSTGELVRLSVIEGDPPNQSQVWVGKAQGAQQGLRYDPDMGRAAPLSCTSTGFAWLACLSDEDALQLVSRQGIALGPELGRNAPRTLKEVLSCIELARERGYAMVTDCSEPGLAAIATAVKHPVTKAVIGVLSVSGPSARLTEERMQALAPELLKTAEELGLGYQNSSLFGGRARSH, encoded by the coding sequence ATGGCCGGATCACTTCTCTCGCGCGCCTTTGGCGCCCTCGAACTGCTTGCGAACCACCCACAGGGCATTGCCCTGCAGGATGTCGCCGATTCGCTGAACATTCCCAAGAGCGCCGCGCACCGCCTGCTGGCCTCACTGGTGGAGTACGGCTACGTGCGACAGGACACCGCAAGCGCCCACTACATGTTGACGATGCGTCTGCTGACGGTCGCACTGGGCTTCCTCGCCCGCAGCGGCATCAACGACATCGCCCAACCGCTGATGGATCGACTTGCCACCTCGACCGGTGAGTTGGTACGCCTGAGTGTCATCGAAGGCGATCCACCCAACCAGAGCCAGGTCTGGGTCGGCAAGGCACAGGGGGCGCAGCAAGGCCTGCGCTACGACCCCGACATGGGGCGCGCAGCCCCCCTGTCGTGCACGTCGACCGGGTTTGCCTGGCTGGCCTGCCTGAGTGACGAAGACGCGCTGCAACTGGTGTCGCGTCAGGGCATCGCACTGGGGCCAGAGCTCGGTCGCAATGCACCGCGGACACTGAAGGAAGTGCTGTCCTGCATCGAACTCGCGCGCGAACGAGGCTACGCCATGGTCACGGACTGCTCAGAACCAGGACTCGCGGCCATTGCGACGGCAGTCAAGCACCCGGTGACGAAAGCCGTGATCGGTGTGTTGAGCGTCTCGGGCCCGAGCGCCCGCCTGACCGAGGAGCGGATGCAGGCCCTGGCGCCTGAACTCCTGAAGACCGCAGAAGAGCTGGGACTGGGCTACCAGAACTCGAGCTTGTTCGGCGGCCGTGCGCGTAGCCATTGA
- a CDS encoding FAD-dependent oxidoreductase — translation MLKKYWYNLLKWNTVLKITSSTSSRRTRSLMLKRIEDIQDGERYDVVVVGAGGAGMSAALYAAIDGAKVLLVESTEYVGGTTAYSGATTWIVGTRHAPKVNPKDSLQDAKRFLDLAVGERSDPRVRQAFLDNGADAVAKIEDNSHVKYRPRDFHPDYLSELEGSTTCGRALEPYPFDGRLLGEHFNLIRPPIPEFTVLKGMMVDRDDILRLMAFIKQWWGSWDTFKYVTRIMLRHAGDRLRYPRGTRLVMGNALIGRLLLSIRERGVSLMTETRVTELRRGAEGVDALVLSQRGVSRRIEVTGGVIMATGGFNRHPQRRAQLMPGADVNWCPGGPGHTGALHELAEAVGARYGEGELSPCFWAPVSIRKRKDGSQAVFPHFVFDRAKPGMMIVNQHGKRYYNESISYHLTGITMQAANKTTPSVPSFLVTDADGMRKYGMGMVRPNKMGLAEALADGYVVSGNTLAELARKLGVEAANLEQAAADIGRFAKTGVDEHFQRGTTLYQRANGDATWSGPNPSLGPIETAPFYAVRLYPGDIGAAKGFQTDENARALDAADQSIPGLYAVGNDQQSIMGGTYPGPGITLGPGVVFAYLAARDAVARARR, via the coding sequence ATGCTCAAAAAATACTGGTACAACCTTTTAAAGTGGAATACAGTTCTAAAAATAACATCCAGTACATCATCGAGAAGAACGAGGAGCCTCATGCTGAAACGTATCGAAGACATCCAGGACGGTGAGCGCTACGACGTCGTTGTCGTCGGCGCCGGTGGCGCTGGCATGTCCGCAGCGCTGTATGCCGCCATCGACGGTGCCAAGGTCCTATTGGTCGAGTCGACCGAATATGTGGGCGGCACGACGGCCTATTCGGGCGCGACCACCTGGATCGTGGGGACGCGGCATGCCCCCAAAGTGAATCCGAAGGATTCATTGCAGGATGCCAAGCGATTCCTTGATCTGGCGGTGGGCGAGCGCTCGGATCCGCGTGTCCGGCAGGCTTTCCTCGACAACGGCGCAGATGCGGTGGCGAAGATCGAGGACAATTCGCACGTCAAGTACCGCCCGCGCGACTTTCACCCCGACTACCTGTCCGAGCTCGAAGGATCGACCACGTGTGGCCGCGCGCTGGAGCCCTATCCGTTTGATGGCCGCTTGTTGGGCGAACACTTCAACCTTATCCGCCCGCCCATTCCGGAGTTCACCGTGCTGAAGGGCATGATGGTCGACCGTGACGACATCTTGCGGTTGATGGCCTTCATCAAGCAGTGGTGGGGCTCATGGGACACTTTCAAGTACGTCACCCGCATCATGTTGCGCCACGCCGGCGACCGACTGCGCTACCCGCGTGGCACACGATTGGTGATGGGTAACGCGCTGATCGGACGTCTGTTGTTGTCCATCCGCGAGCGTGGCGTGAGCCTGATGACGGAAACGCGTGTCACGGAGTTGAGGCGTGGCGCCGAAGGGGTCGATGCGCTGGTCTTGAGTCAGCGCGGCGTGTCGCGTCGTATCGAGGTGACGGGCGGGGTGATCATGGCGACCGGCGGCTTCAATCGCCACCCGCAGCGCCGTGCGCAACTGATGCCGGGCGCCGACGTCAATTGGTGTCCGGGCGGTCCAGGTCACACCGGGGCCTTGCATGAGCTGGCCGAAGCGGTGGGTGCGCGCTATGGCGAGGGTGAACTCAGCCCGTGCTTCTGGGCGCCGGTGTCGATCCGCAAGCGCAAGGATGGCAGTCAGGCGGTGTTTCCGCACTTCGTTTTCGATCGTGCCAAGCCGGGCATGATGATCGTCAATCAGCACGGCAAGCGTTACTACAACGAGTCGATTTCCTATCACCTCACCGGCATCACCATGCAGGCGGCGAACAAGACCACGCCGTCGGTCCCGTCCTTCCTCGTCACCGATGCAGACGGGATGCGCAAGTACGGCATGGGCATGGTGCGGCCGAACAAGATGGGGTTGGCCGAGGCGCTGGCCGATGGCTATGTCGTTTCCGGCAATACGCTTGCGGAACTGGCGCGCAAGCTCGGCGTGGAGGCCGCCAATCTCGAGCAGGCCGCGGCCGATATCGGGCGCTTCGCCAAAACCGGCGTGGATGAACATTTCCAGCGCGGTACGACGTTGTATCAGCGGGCCAACGGCGATGCGACCTGGAGCGGCCCCAACCCCAGCCTGGGTCCGATCGAGACCGCGCCGTTCTATGCGGTGCGCCTCTACCCGGGCGATATCGGCGCGGCCAAAGGCTTTCAGACCGATGAGAACGCACGCGCGCTCGATGCCGCTGACCAGTCGATTCCCGGGCTGTATGCCGTCGGCAACGACCAGCAGTCGATCATGGGAGGCACCTATCCGGGGCCGGGGATCACCCTTGGGCCGGGGGTGGTGTTTGCCTACCTGGCGGCGCGGGACGCCGTAGCCCGGGCACGGCGCTGA
- a CDS encoding sugar phosphate isomerase/epimerase family protein, which produces MNRPLSLAALTVLDLSPADMVSCAAWAGYSHVGLRLNPATPTEAHYPTIGDTPVIRDVLARLQDTGVKVLDIEILRLKPDTRVTDFEAFFETGARLGAQHVLLAGNDPDHARLVDNFGATCDLAARYGLAAHLEPMPWTDVRNVAEADTIIRAAGRDNAGIIVDPIHFDRSGDTIEGLAAIPPSRFRYMQFCDAPAARPTSTEEILFQARAERLPPAEGGLPLRELLGALPAGIALSIEVPQMALARTVGPFQRARRLREACQHLLASC; this is translated from the coding sequence ATGAATCGCCCGCTCTCGCTCGCAGCACTCACCGTGCTGGACCTCTCCCCCGCCGACATGGTGAGCTGCGCCGCGTGGGCGGGCTATTCCCACGTCGGCCTGCGCCTCAACCCGGCGACGCCGACGGAGGCCCATTACCCCACCATCGGCGATACACCCGTGATCCGCGACGTGCTTGCGCGCCTGCAGGATACCGGGGTCAAGGTGCTGGACATCGAGATCCTGCGCCTGAAACCCGACACACGGGTCACCGATTTCGAAGCCTTCTTCGAAACCGGCGCCCGCCTGGGTGCCCAGCACGTCTTGCTCGCGGGCAACGACCCCGATCACGCACGCCTGGTCGACAACTTTGGCGCCACCTGCGACCTCGCAGCGCGCTACGGTCTGGCAGCCCACCTCGAACCGATGCCGTGGACCGACGTGCGCAACGTCGCCGAAGCCGACACGATCATCCGCGCCGCCGGACGCGACAATGCCGGCATCATTGTCGATCCGATCCATTTCGACCGCAGCGGCGACACCATTGAGGGGCTTGCCGCCATCCCGCCATCGCGCTTCCGCTACATGCAGTTCTGCGATGCGCCGGCCGCACGCCCGACCAGCACCGAGGAAATCCTGTTTCAGGCCCGTGCCGAACGTTTGCCTCCGGCTGAAGGCGGACTGCCACTGCGCGAACTGCTCGGGGCATTGCCGGCAGGCATCGCGCTGTCCATCGAGGTGCCGCAGATGGCATTGGCCCGCACCGTGGGCCCATTCCAACGCGCACGCCGTCTGCGCGAGGCGTGCCAACATCTGCTAGCAAGCTGCTGA
- a CDS encoding NIPSNAP family protein — protein sequence MKKYEVALIDIPMFSNAKVYPLIEAYATAPQALGRLLAIWYSDIGELNQVMVLREFETASDLDAERERMMLGGKPFGLDNELMLGLNLSTYAAFPFLPPVETGARGPVYEVRTYGIKPEGVAATIEAWKGAYAARHAVSPLLIAMYALDGQGPRFMNIWPYASTDARAKARADSVAQGVWPPKGGPAHLTTLHSAIFLPAPNSPLR from the coding sequence ATGAAAAAATATGAAGTCGCCCTCATCGACATCCCGATGTTCTCCAATGCCAAGGTCTATCCGCTGATCGAGGCCTACGCCACCGCGCCACAGGCTCTCGGTCGCCTGCTCGCGATCTGGTATTCGGACATCGGCGAACTGAACCAGGTCATGGTGCTGCGCGAATTCGAGACCGCCTCCGATCTCGACGCCGAGCGCGAACGCATGATGCTGGGCGGCAAGCCCTTTGGCCTCGACAACGAATTGATGCTGGGCCTGAATCTGTCGACCTACGCGGCGTTCCCTTTCCTGCCGCCCGTCGAGACCGGTGCGCGCGGCCCGGTATACGAAGTGCGGACCTACGGCATCAAACCCGAAGGCGTCGCCGCCACCATCGAAGCCTGGAAGGGCGCCTACGCCGCACGCCACGCGGTGTCACCCCTGCTGATCGCGATGTACGCACTGGACGGCCAAGGCCCGCGCTTCATGAACATCTGGCCGTACGCCAGCACCGACGCCCGCGCCAAGGCTCGTGCCGACTCCGTGGCACAAGGTGTGTGGCCGCCGAAGGGCGGCCCTGCCCACCTGACCACGCTGCACAGCGCCATCTTCCTGCCGGCGCCGAATTCGCCGCTGCGCTGA
- a CDS encoding Gfo/Idh/MocA family protein has translation MHTSHSTPLRIALIGAGIMGRQHVGTMKRVPDVELVAVVDPFTRSLADEEGVAAFTDARTMLSVVKPDAALIVNPNDLHVPTALDCIAAGVPALLEKPVATSLDDARRLIAALRDSPTPILVGHHRRHNPVIARAKEVIDSGALGRPSLATALWQTKKPDAYYDMTWRREAGAGVILINLVHETDLLRHLYGEVVEVQAFTSNALRGFAVEDTATINFRFESGALASIVGSDAVASPWGWEKNLNEVPKFAKEYDQPCLLLSGTEGALSIPQLKLWRYDERADWEAPLSQQQIGYQADDPQVLQLRHFVRVARGEVAPLISVADAARTIAVVDAIHQAARERRAVTPTYP, from the coding sequence ATGCACACCTCCCATTCCACGCCGCTGCGTATCGCCCTGATCGGCGCAGGCATCATGGGTCGCCAGCACGTCGGCACAATGAAACGCGTGCCCGACGTCGAACTGGTCGCAGTGGTCGACCCCTTCACTCGCAGCCTGGCTGACGAAGAAGGCGTCGCCGCCTTCACCGACGCCCGGACGATGCTCTCCGTGGTGAAGCCGGACGCCGCGCTGATCGTCAATCCCAACGACCTCCATGTGCCGACCGCACTCGACTGCATCGCCGCGGGCGTACCTGCCCTGCTCGAGAAGCCGGTCGCGACCTCGCTGGATGACGCACGTCGTCTGATCGCCGCACTGCGCGACAGCCCGACCCCCATCCTCGTCGGTCACCATCGCCGCCACAATCCGGTGATTGCGCGCGCCAAAGAGGTCATCGACTCTGGCGCGCTCGGCCGCCCCAGCCTGGCGACCGCACTGTGGCAAACGAAGAAGCCCGACGCCTATTACGACATGACCTGGCGCCGCGAAGCGGGCGCCGGAGTCATCCTGATCAACCTGGTGCACGAAACCGACCTGCTCCGCCACCTCTACGGCGAAGTGGTCGAGGTGCAGGCCTTCACAAGCAATGCGCTACGCGGCTTCGCGGTGGAAGACACGGCGACGATCAACTTCCGTTTCGAGAGCGGCGCACTGGCCAGCATCGTCGGCTCGGATGCCGTCGCCTCTCCCTGGGGCTGGGAAAAGAACCTCAACGAGGTCCCCAAGTTCGCCAAGGAATACGATCAACCCTGCCTGTTGCTGTCGGGTACCGAGGGCGCACTGTCCATTCCGCAGCTCAAGCTGTGGCGCTACGACGAGCGCGCCGACTGGGAGGCGCCCCTGTCGCAGCAGCAGATCGGCTACCAGGCCGATGACCCGCAAGTGCTTCAGTTGCGTCACTTCGTGCGCGTGGCACGCGGTGAAGTCGCCCCGCTGATCAGTGTTGCAGACGCGGCACGCACCATCGCCGTGGTCGACGCCATCCACCAGGCAGCGCGAGAACGCCGCGCGGTGACGCCGACTTACCCCTGA
- a CDS encoding SDR family NAD(P)-dependent oxidoreductase, whose amino-acid sequence MRALITGASRGIGAAIALQLTRDARAAGQTVRLAIGATHPGEHLANLLSELKSLGADAAAVLGDLSDPAVPARLVSEAEEFCGGLDALVCNAGILGPSSLAQLDIDSWDRLFAVNTRATWLLAQAAYPALKNSCGAMVAVASMAGMQAHPNSGAYSSSKAAMIMLCQQLALEWAADGIRVNSLSPGMVHTTLTDRLYQNADVAARRKAIVPLHRIGQPEDIAHTVAFLLSPGATYITGQNICVDGGFTHSLMSTIPGMPKTD is encoded by the coding sequence ATGCGCGCACTCATTACCGGCGCCAGCCGTGGCATCGGCGCCGCCATCGCCCTTCAGCTGACACGTGACGCCCGGGCCGCCGGACAGACCGTGCGCCTGGCCATCGGCGCAACCCACCCGGGCGAGCACCTCGCCAATCTGTTGTCCGAGCTGAAAAGCTTGGGCGCCGACGCCGCGGCCGTGCTGGGCGACCTGTCCGACCCAGCCGTGCCGGCACGCCTGGTGTCCGAGGCGGAAGAATTCTGCGGGGGGCTCGACGCCCTGGTCTGCAACGCCGGCATCCTCGGCCCCAGCTCACTCGCCCAGCTCGACATCGACAGCTGGGACCGCCTGTTCGCCGTCAACACCCGCGCCACCTGGCTTCTGGCCCAGGCCGCCTACCCGGCACTGAAGAACAGCTGCGGTGCAATGGTCGCCGTGGCCTCGATGGCCGGCATGCAAGCCCACCCCAACAGCGGCGCGTACTCCTCATCCAAGGCGGCGATGATCATGCTGTGCCAGCAACTGGCGCTGGAGTGGGCTGCCGACGGGATCCGCGTCAACAGCCTGTCGCCCGGCATGGTGCATACCACCCTGACCGACCGTCTGTACCAGAACGCCGACGTCGCCGCGCGCCGCAAGGCCATCGTCCCGCTGCATCGCATCGGCCAACCGGAGGACATCGCCCACACCGTCGCCTTCCTGCTCAGTCCGGGCGCGACCTACATCACCGGGCAGAACATCTGCGTCGATGGCGGATTCACCCATTCGTTGATGAGCACCATCCCCGGCATGCCCAAGACGGACTGA
- a CDS encoding sugar phosphate isomerase/epimerase family protein translates to MIPTPALPPFSPSQLTALDHKPPQLVELAARCGYSHAGIRLLPAAPGGAAYPLMDDEALLRETLARIADTGVKIFDLEMIRLNADFDPAQYTRFFEVGQRLGAQCILVACDDADRARLIDSYARLCEAAKPYGLSGDLEFMPWTAAPGIHDAIEIISAARPDNGGILIDALHFDRSGGTLADLDGLPREWLHYAQICDGPAERPTTTEGLIHAARCERLLPGEGAINLAGIWKSLPADLPVGVEIPNDARVPLVGVEHWARSALEAAKAIVIHARTAA, encoded by the coding sequence ATGATCCCCACCCCCGCCCTACCGCCGTTTTCCCCGTCGCAGCTCACCGCGTTGGACCACAAACCGCCACAACTTGTCGAGCTGGCGGCACGCTGCGGCTACAGCCACGCCGGCATCCGGCTGCTGCCCGCGGCGCCTGGCGGCGCCGCCTATCCGCTGATGGACGACGAAGCGCTGCTGCGGGAAACACTTGCGCGTATTGCCGATACCGGCGTGAAGATCTTCGACCTGGAGATGATCCGTCTGAATGCCGACTTCGATCCGGCGCAGTACACGCGCTTCTTCGAGGTGGGCCAACGCTTGGGAGCGCAATGCATATTGGTCGCCTGCGACGACGCCGACCGCGCGCGTCTGATCGACTCCTACGCCCGGCTGTGCGAAGCCGCAAAGCCCTACGGGTTGTCGGGCGACCTCGAGTTCATGCCCTGGACCGCCGCGCCGGGTATCCACGACGCCATCGAAATCATCTCCGCAGCCCGGCCGGACAACGGCGGCATCCTCATCGACGCACTACATTTCGACCGCTCCGGCGGCACGCTGGCCGACCTCGACGGGCTCCCGCGCGAATGGTTGCACTACGCACAGATCTGCGACGGTCCCGCCGAACGGCCGACCACCACGGAGGGCCTGATCCATGCCGCACGCTGCGAGCGGCTACTGCCGGGCGAAGGCGCGATCAACCTCGCCGGCATCTGGAAGTCGTTGCCGGCGGATCTGCCGGTGGGCGTCGAGATTCCGAACGACGCACGCGTTCCCCTGGTCGGTGTCGAGCACTGGGCCCGCAGTGCGCTCGAAGCCGCCAAGGCCATCGTGATCCACGCCAGAACCGCTGCCTGA
- a CDS encoding FAD-dependent oxidoreductase — MNAATASASPVSNAPIEVDLLVVGSGAGGLSSAVVAAELGLKVLVVEKESVYGGTSAWSGGWLWIPRNPLAVEAGIVEDIEVPRTYLRNELGEHYDADRVDAFLTHGPRMVDFFRKKTTVQFIDGNLIPDFHGKQPGAATGGRSVCAAPFDARELGAHVKRLRPPLDLIAPWGMGIASGADLRHFMNSLRSWESFRHVTRRVLVHFMDLLLHRRGMRLVNGNALVARLAKSAFDRDVQIWTDSPVRELIVENGKVHGALVSTAFSGAPRGDIEVRARCGVVLAAGGFPHDPKRAQRLFPHTPTGREHWSAAPFSNTGDGLRLGESAGGTVPDTLPAAGAWAPVSRVERKDGSVGHFPHLIERAKPGIIAVRRDGNRFVNEAGSYYDFISALFATTHQGDAAEAWLLCDHRFIRRYGLGRVRPAPFPLGPMLRSGYLKRGDSIEALAHACGIDAAGLAATVAQYNRYAQRGEDPAFGRGDTPYNRINGDAGHQPNPCVAPIESGPYYAVHVLPGSLGTFAGLRTDAAARVLDADGQPIDGLYACGADMSSVMGGRYPSGGITLGPAMTFGYIAAHHAAGVALEGAPASTQGHAMTGSAPHIPHETVAVWRPDESSERRRA; from the coding sequence ATGAACGCTGCGACTGCCTCTGCCTCACCCGTTTCCAACGCGCCCATCGAAGTCGACCTGCTGGTGGTCGGCTCCGGAGCAGGCGGCCTGTCGAGCGCAGTGGTCGCCGCCGAGCTCGGCCTGAAAGTCCTGGTGGTCGAGAAGGAATCCGTCTATGGCGGCACCTCGGCCTGGTCGGGCGGCTGGCTATGGATTCCGCGCAATCCGCTGGCTGTAGAAGCCGGTATCGTCGAAGACATCGAGGTGCCACGCACCTATCTGCGCAATGAACTGGGCGAGCACTACGACGCCGACCGCGTCGATGCTTTCCTGACGCATGGCCCGCGCATGGTGGACTTCTTCCGCAAGAAAACCACCGTGCAGTTCATCGACGGCAACCTGATCCCCGACTTCCACGGCAAGCAGCCAGGCGCGGCTACCGGCGGACGCTCGGTGTGCGCGGCACCGTTCGACGCACGCGAACTTGGGGCGCACGTCAAGCGTCTGCGTCCGCCGCTGGACCTCATCGCACCCTGGGGCATGGGCATCGCATCGGGGGCCGACCTGCGTCATTTCATGAACAGCCTGCGATCGTGGGAATCCTTCCGCCACGTTACCCGCCGCGTACTGGTGCATTTCATGGATCTGCTCCTCCACCGCCGCGGCATGAGGCTGGTCAACGGCAACGCCCTAGTCGCGCGGCTGGCCAAGTCCGCATTCGATCGCGACGTGCAGATCTGGACCGATAGTCCGGTGCGCGAGTTGATCGTCGAGAACGGCAAGGTGCATGGCGCCTTGGTGAGCACGGCATTCAGCGGTGCCCCACGCGGCGACATCGAAGTTCGCGCCCGTTGTGGCGTAGTGCTGGCCGCTGGCGGCTTTCCGCACGATCCCAAACGGGCTCAACGTTTGTTTCCACATACGCCGACAGGACGCGAGCACTGGTCCGCCGCGCCTTTCAGCAACACCGGCGACGGTCTGCGCCTGGGCGAAAGCGCGGGCGGCACGGTCCCGGACACACTGCCGGCGGCCGGCGCCTGGGCGCCCGTGTCTCGCGTGGAACGCAAGGACGGCAGCGTCGGTCATTTCCCGCATCTGATCGAGCGTGCCAAGCCGGGCATCATCGCCGTGCGCCGCGACGGCAACCGCTTCGTGAATGAAGCCGGGTCCTACTACGACTTCATTTCTGCGCTATTCGCCACCACACATCAAGGCGACGCGGCAGAAGCCTGGTTGCTGTGCGACCACCGCTTCATCCGTCGCTACGGGCTGGGCCGTGTGCGTCCCGCACCTTTTCCGCTCGGCCCCATGCTGCGCTCGGGCTACCTGAAACGCGGCGACAGCATCGAAGCGCTGGCACATGCCTGCGGCATCGACGCAGCCGGCCTGGCTGCGACCGTGGCGCAATACAACCGCTACGCCCAGCGCGGCGAAGACCCCGCCTTTGGTCGTGGCGACACCCCATACAACCGCATCAATGGCGACGCAGGCCATCAACCGAACCCCTGCGTCGCCCCGATCGAAAGCGGCCCCTACTACGCGGTTCACGTGCTGCCCGGCAGCCTGGGCACCTTTGCCGGCCTGCGCACCGACGCCGCGGCCCGCGTGCTGGATGCCGACGGCCAGCCCATCGACGGCCTGTACGCCTGCGGTGCGGACATGTCGAGCGTGATGGGCGGGCGCTATCCAAGCGGTGGCATCACGTTGGGTCCGGCAATGACCTTCGGCTACATCGCAGCTCACCACGCAGCAGGTGTCGCGCTGGAAGGTGCCCCCGCATCTACGCAAGGCCATGCCATGACGGGCAGCGCTCCGCACATCCCGCACGAAACCGTTGCCGTCTGGAGGCCTGACGAAAGCAGCGAACGCCGCCGCGCATGA
- a CDS encoding shikimate dehydrogenase family protein: MSHPLQSLSGETRVLAIMGDPIAQVKSPAGVTATLHERGVNAVMVPVHVSPADLATLVSGISLAKNFDGISMTVPHKFAAHALCATATDRANFLSACNIMRRNPDGSWHGDMCDGEGFVAAARAVGCQPEGKRALLVGAGGAGSAIALALLDAGVSELAVHDGDTQRCDALITRLRSVHGDKVIAGSNDPSGFDVIVNATPAGMRADDPLPVQADKFVAGMFVGDVITVPAVTPMIQAARDKGCLTQIGTGMFAAVRDRMIDFLLEAGPLAR; the protein is encoded by the coding sequence ATGAGCCACCCCCTTCAGTCCCTCAGCGGCGAAACCCGTGTCCTCGCGATCATGGGTGACCCGATTGCACAGGTGAAATCGCCCGCAGGCGTTACCGCGACCTTGCACGAACGGGGCGTGAATGCAGTCATGGTGCCGGTCCATGTCAGCCCGGCCGACCTCGCCACGCTGGTGAGCGGCATCAGCCTTGCCAAGAACTTCGACGGCATCAGCATGACCGTGCCGCACAAGTTCGCCGCCCACGCGCTGTGTGCCACCGCCACCGATCGTGCGAATTTCCTGAGCGCCTGCAACATCATGCGCCGCAACCCTGACGGCAGCTGGCATGGCGACATGTGTGATGGCGAAGGCTTCGTTGCCGCGGCGCGCGCGGTGGGCTGTCAGCCCGAAGGCAAGCGCGCTCTGTTGGTCGGCGCCGGTGGCGCAGGCTCGGCCATCGCCCTGGCTCTGCTCGACGCCGGCGTCTCCGAACTGGCCGTGCATGACGGTGACACCCAACGTTGCGATGCCTTGATCACCCGCCTGCGCAGCGTGCATGGCGACAAGGTCATCGCCGGCAGCAATGACCCGAGCGGCTTCGACGTCATCGTCAACGCCACGCCCGCCGGCATGCGCGCCGATGACCCACTGCCGGTTCAGGCCGACAAGTTCGTCGCGGGCATGTTCGTCGGCGACGTGATCACCGTACCTGCCGTCACACCGATGATCCAGGCCGCGCGGGACAAGGGCTGCCTGACGCAGATCGGCACCGGCATGTTCGCTGCCGTGCGCGATCGGATGATCGACTTCCTGCTCGAAGCCGGTCCACTGGCCCGCTGA
- a CDS encoding HAD-IA family hydrolase, whose amino-acid sequence MKIDGVIFDCDGTLVDSEGLAVEIVLELLAEAGVRLSAAELMPRFHGRRFATVVDELCQAFPVLDAQALTAHFRARTPVVFRQRLKAMPGALALVSGLEIEKCVASNGPVSKIETCLAVTGLLPHFEGRIVSAFEVEAWKPDPRLIEVAAQRMGVAIDRCLLVEDSLPGVQAGLTAGARVVAYRMSDLQLGALVGRVTRIDELSDLQALL is encoded by the coding sequence ATGAAGATCGATGGGGTGATATTCGATTGCGACGGCACGCTGGTTGACAGTGAAGGGCTGGCCGTCGAGATCGTGTTGGAACTGCTGGCGGAAGCCGGCGTGAGGCTGAGCGCGGCTGAGCTGATGCCACGCTTTCACGGCCGGCGCTTTGCGACAGTGGTCGACGAACTGTGTCAGGCGTTTCCGGTGCTGGATGCGCAGGCTCTGACGGCGCACTTTCGCGCACGTACCCCGGTGGTGTTCCGTCAGCGGCTCAAGGCCATGCCTGGTGCGCTGGCGTTGGTGAGTGGCCTGGAGATCGAGAAATGTGTGGCGTCGAACGGGCCCGTCAGCAAGATCGAGACCTGCTTGGCGGTGACCGGGCTGCTGCCGCATTTCGAAGGGCGGATCGTCAGTGCCTTCGAAGTTGAGGCGTGGAAACCGGACCCGCGCCTGATCGAGGTGGCTGCGCAGCGCATGGGCGTGGCGATCGATCGGTGCCTGCTGGTCGAGGACAGCCTGCCCGGTGTGCAGGCTGGACTAACTGCGGGCGCGCGGGTCGTCGCCTACCGGATGAGCGATCTGCAGCTCGGGGCGCTAGTGGGGCGAGTTACCCGGATCGATGAGCTGAGCGACCTTCAGGCTTTGCTCTGA